In a genomic window of Methylovirgula sp. 4M-Z18:
- a CDS encoding GlsB/YeaQ/YmgE family stress response membrane protein yields the protein MNEPLGLLGTPHINFLTLVVIGGLVGWISGIFLSVRHWAVTNMLIGVIGSWAGSELAVFLGFVIYGSFNHLFAALAGAIVVLYIWQMLYQRL from the coding sequence ATGAATGAGCCCCTTGGTCTGCTTGGCACACCACATATCAATTTTCTGACCCTGGTCGTCATTGGCGGGCTGGTGGGTTGGATTTCCGGCATCTTTCTGAGCGTGCGGCATTGGGCCGTCACCAACATGCTGATCGGCGTGATCGGGTCGTGGGCAGGATCGGAGCTTGCAGTTTTTCTCGGCTTTGTGATCTATGGCTCGTTCAACCATCTGTTCGCCGCGCTGGCCGGGGCGATCGTCGTGCTCTACATCTGGCAGATGCTTTATCAGCGGCTGTAA